In Osmerus mordax isolate fOsmMor3 chromosome 24, fOsmMor3.pri, whole genome shotgun sequence, the following are encoded in one genomic region:
- the ppm1f gene encoding protein phosphatase 1F, producing MGSTAEEEEARCFLSRFVEEFPVPVGPGVPLPLAPPSRPPTLDELRGDSLDLGLRLLAARKAPGSLAAALCEAAVSELLKSDLSPLHCPKDAQQQDGEQVLLLHSEPAQRLFFNKLREVGVAWHQRLPVLPEAPPLVPLCSAHAIRNSRRKMEDRHVALAHFNQLLGLQDGTARQYYAVFDGHGGMDAANYAATHLHVLLGQQGALASDPETAFKEAFTRTDHMFRGKARRERLRSGSTGVAVLLQGEALTVAWLGDSQALLVRGGQAVTLMDPHKPEREDERERIEGLGGCITFMGCWRVNGTYAVSRAIGDFDQKPYVSGDADCSSTRLTGNEDYVLLACDGFFDTVSSEEVPQLVLGALRKHREPLEGEEPQGEEPRGEGEEPRGLLGEDVARQLVAHAKAAGSSDNITVMVVFLRSPELLLVGGAQDSNSQDAQGQ from the exons ATGGGCAGcacagcggaggaggaggaggccagatgTTTCCTGTCGAGGTTCGTGGAGGAGTTCCCTGTTCCCGTGGGCCCTGgggtccccctccccctcgccccccccagcCGACCCCCCACCCTGGATGAGCTGAGGGGGGACAGTCTGGACCTTGGCCTGCGCCTGTTggctgccag GAAGGCCCCGGGGTCGCTGGCTGCTGCCCTGTGTGAGGCTGCGGTGTCAGAGCTCCTGAAgagtgacctttcacctctccactgccccAAAGATGCCCAGCAGCAGGATGGAGAACAAGTATTAT TGCTCCATTCGGAGCCCGCCCAGCGTCTGTTCTTCAACAAGCTGCGGGAGGTGGGTGTGGCCTGGCACCAACGTCTCCCCGTCCTCCCCGAAGCCCCGCCCCTCGTCCCACTGTGCTCCGCTCACGCCATCAGGAACTCCcgcaggaagatggaggaccgCCATGTGGCGCTCGCCCACTTCAACCAGCTCCTCGGCCTTCAG GACGGGACTGCTCGCCAGTACTACGCCGTGTTCGACGGGCACGGGGGCATGGACGCGGCCAACTACGCTGCCACCCACCTGCACGTGCTGCtgggccagcagggggcgctggcCTCGGACCCGGAAACTGCCTTCAAGGAGGCCTTCACACGCACAGACCACATGTTCAGAGGCAAAGCCAGGAGGGAG cgccTGCGTAGCGGCAGTACGGGCGTTGCCGTGCTCCTGCAGGGCGAGGCTCTGACGGTGGCCTGGCTGGGAGACTCTCAGGCCCtgctggtgaggggggggcaggccGTCACCCTCATGGACCCACAcaagcctgagagagag gacgagagggagaggatcGAGGGGCTGGGCGGCTGCATCACCTTCATGGGCTGCTGGCGTGTCAACGGCACGTACGCCGTCTCCAGGGCCATCG gggACTTTGACCAGAAGCCGTACGTGTCCGGAGATGCTGACTGCTCGTCCACACGGCTGACCGGCAATGAGGACTATGTTCTCCTGGCGTGCGATGGCTTCTTTGACACCGTGAGTTCAGAAGAAGTCCCGCAACTGGTCCTTGGGGCGCTCCGCAAGCACAGGGAgcccctggagggggaggagcctcagggggaggagcctaggggggaaggggaggagcctcGGGGCCTGTTGGGCGAGGACGTGGCCCGGCAGCTGGTGGCTCATGCCAAGGCTGCCGGCTCCAGTGACAACATCACCGTCATGGTGGTGTTCCTGCGCTCGCCTGAACTGCTGCTGGTGGGAGGGGCCCAAGACTCCAACTCCCAGGATGCACAGGGGCAGTGA